Proteins encoded in a region of the Anopheles aquasalis chromosome 2, idAnoAquaMG_Q_19, whole genome shotgun sequence genome:
- the LOC126581307 gene encoding neurofibromin isoform X3, with amino-acid sequence MATQKPGEWANSLLARFEEQLPYRTPARLSIDETMNCLIQISRYRFSLVISGLTKMLQRVNEIFQPPACRGHEPERCCYDSLIIILETLERCLSGQSKDTARFEEAMNVKLLLREICQFIDIQNENNQNATSLKALASKVLFALSQNHFGAVFNRISARLQELSTCAEENPDYSDIELIQHIDLDVHRLTKLLTETVQKFKSLKKSAHMILLSSLERALWNWIEFHPKEFEDLQRNPNEELSKCCETFFDILDSYSENKKARSAVWPLQIMLLVLSPKVLEEIVNADTGAPCSPRHLKKKHFMEGIKKGLGAHASSKQSTESAAIACVKLCKASTYININDANNVTFQLVQSVINDLKALLFNPAKPFSRGQGFNFQDIDLMIDCWVSCFRIKPHNNEALKVCLSLNSPPAYHFVIVSSLLKIVTQARLPWWPQIDLVYARSGELRGLFTDTLNKATQGYIAHTPLRMITSLTLKSNAQSRLTRPDEGPAHKALLLLMVRLIHADPMLLLNSLGKAGHEVQSSTLELINGLVSLVHQPTMPDVAQEAMEALLALHSPDKIEVWNPEAPINTFWDVSSQVLFSISQKLIQHQIANYTDVLKWLREILICRNTFLQRHKDYANVGSQIAICRQAHIKLEVVFFMYLWSVDLDAVMVSLSCFGLLCEEAEIRSGSDELTVGFILPNYHLYQELSHTSATLTSPQNVESRYSFFEHTHGRATLQRNIMSLLRKIEHCVNGVQPAWEETFRNWKFTSKLLLDYPKGKPEEGQAEVFHRSMGKRRASHQSSEHDLEEQITEWANMTWFLLALGGVCLQKPRNQRQAQQGYGLPIGTTGGPSLMQSTTSLSGSSSSSGRGSMHPIMGSLVSSIGPGTSQEVQYCPVTQFIGQLLRLLVCNNEKFGPQIQKHVKELVGQEMSAQLYPILFDQIRAIVEKFFDQQGQVVVTDINTQFIEHTIYIMKSVLDGRQSKDQNDQPANAEHLGVTSIENLMLAIVRYVRHLDMTVHAIHIKTKLCQLVEVMMKRRDDLAFRQEMKFRNKLVEYLTDWVMGTSHQIAPPGSGDVTIITRDLDQACMEAVAALLRGLPLQPEESDRGDLMDAKSALFLKYFTLFMNLLNDCVDGSEADKDTVNPPLLPPRPRVAAGKLTALRNATIQAMSNLLSANIDSGLMHSIDLGYNPDLQTRAAFMEVLTQILQQGTEFDTLAESVMADRFEQLVQLVTMISDKGELPIAMALASVVTTSQMDELARVLVTLFDAKHLLSPLLWNMFYREVEVSDCMQTLFRGNSLGSKIMAFCFKIYGASYLQGLLEPLIRPLLDEPTSSFEVDPARLEPSEDIENNRKNLIALTQKVFDAIVNSADRFPPQLRSMCHCLYQVLSKRFPNLLQNNIGAVGTVIFLRFINPAIVSPQELGIVGKQVPTQIKRGLMLMSKILQNIANHVEFSKEQHMLCFNDFLRAHFEAGRRFFIQIASDCETVDQTSHSMSFISDANVLALHRLLWSHQERIGDYLSSSRDHKAVGRRPFDKMATLLAYLGPPEHKPVDSHLLFSSYARWSSIDMSSTNFEEIMVKHQMHEKEEFKTLKSMNIFYQAGTSKAGNPVFYYIARRYKIGETNGDLLIYHVILTLKPFCHSPFEVVIDFTHTCSDNRFRTEFLQKWFYVLPEVAYENLYAAYIYNCNSWVREYTKFHDRILAPLKGCRKLIFLDSPAKLNDVIDPEQQKLPGATLSLDEDLKVFNNALKLSHKDTKVAIKVGPTALQITSAEKTKVLAHSVLLNDVYYASEIEEVCLVDDNQFTLSIANESSQLSFIHNDCDNIVQAIIHIRNRWELSQPDSVTVHQKIRPKDVPGTLLNMALLNLGSSDPNLRTAAYNQLCALTATFDLKIEGQLLETQGLCIPSNNTIFIKSVSETLATNEPHLTLEFLEECIQGFQRSTIELKHLCLEYMTPWLANLVRFCKPSDEGKRQKQVAMILEKLINLTIEQKEMYPSIQAKIWGSIGQIPELIDMVLDNFIHKSVSSGLGSPQVEIMADTAVALASANVQLVAKKVIGRLCRVMDKTCHSPTQYLEQHMMWDDIAILARYLLMLSFNNCLDVARHLPYLFHTVTFLVCTGSLSMRASTHGLVINIIHSLCTCTKPSFSEETQRVLRLSLDEFSLPKFYLLFGISKVKSAAVTAFRSSCRHPNDRWLGNERVSQAPPADRERLALPSLEVITEALLEIMEACMRDIPDCDWLQTWTSLAKSFAFCFNPALQPRALIVFGCISKSITDQDVKQLLRILVKALESFNDIVLLEALVMCLTRLQPLLRPESPIHRALFWVAVSVLQLDESTLYAAGLALLEQNLHTLNSQQLFDNQNIADVMMATREPLEWHFKQLDHAVGLSFKSNFHFALVGHLLKGFRHPTPTTVSRTSRVLTMLLGIIAKPHRRDKFEVTPDSVAYLTALVCFSEEVRSRCHVKHTVPRWPVESGGSGDSGSGSSSDPSAPNSAGGGPLSGGGVPGGPNAAGGHGVRRQKSWDMLDQSAIQYARQSHKVQQHQIARMLFKTHRSFSVPTTKERPVKSARIDNRRPKERGSRSSVSNESNVLLDPEVLPDSSTQALVLTVLATLVKYTTDEAETRVLYQYLAEGSIVFPKVFPVIHSLLDQKVNNVLSVSNDQIVLASVQSIIQNMLASEDASQQPLHFLQSCGFGGLWRFAGPFTKYNMMVESSELFVNFLEAMVETCLPVEESTPMPPSPRPYNLSSSLSSLTLGSPTDKAFSSESLDHDGFSGSVSSLRRASCSKARTTGSKHRFIDSPTHNI; translated from the exons ATGGCAACGCAGAAGCCGGGCGAGTGGGCCAACTCGCTGTTGGCCCGGTTCGAAGAACAG CTCCCATACCGCACGCCGGCACGGCTCAGTATCGACGAGACGATGAATTGCCTGATACAGATCTCACGCTACCGGTTTTCACTCGTGATCTCCGGCCTCACGAAGATGCTGCAGCGGGTCAATGAAATT TTCCAACCGCCTGCCTGTCGTGGGCACGAACCCGAACGGTGCTGCTACGATTCGCTCATCATTATTCTCGAGACCCTCGAACGGTGCCTATCCGGACAGTCGAAGGATACGGCGCGTTTCGAGGAAGCCATGAACGTGAAGCTGTTGCTACGGGAGATTTGTCAGTTCATCG ATATCCAGAACGAGAACAATCAAAATGCCACCTCACTGAAGGCCCTAGCTTCGAAGGTGCTGTTTGCGCTCTCGCAAAATCACTTCGGTGCGGTGTTCAATCGCATCTCGGCCCGGTTgcaagagctcagcacgtgtGCGGAAGAGAACCCGGACTACAGTGACATCGAGCTGATACAGCACATCGATCTCGACGTGCACCGACTGACGAAGCTACTCACGGAGACGGTGCAGAAGTttaaatcgttgaaaaaaTCAGCTCACATGATCCTGCTCAGTTCGCTCGAGCGTGCCCTCTGGAACTGGATCGAGTTCCACCCGAAAGAGTTCGAAGACCTACAGCGTAACCCGAACGAAGAGCTGAGCAAGTGCTGTGAAACGTTCTTCGATATCCTGGACTCGTACTCGGAGAACAAGAAGGCACGATCCGCCGTCTGGCCACTGCAGATCATGTTGCTCGTGCTGAGCCCGAAGGTGCTGGAGGAGATCGTAAACGCGGACACAGGAGCACCCTGTTCACCGCGTCACCTCAAGAAGAAACACTTCATGGAGGGCATCAAGAAGGGTCTGGGAGCACACGCTTCCTCCAAACAGTCCACGGAATCGGCCGCCATTGCATGCGTGAAGCTGTGCAAAGCATCCACGtacatcaacatcaacgatgccaacaACGTTACCTTTCAGCTCGTGCAGAGTGTTATCAATGATCTGAAGGCGCTGCTATTCAACCCGGCGAAACCGTTCTCCCGCGGGCAGGGTTTCAACTTTCAGGATATCGATCTCATGATCGATTGCTGGGTATCCTGTTTCCGCATCAAACCGCACAACAACGAAGCGCTGAAGGTGTGCTTAAGCCTTAACTCTCCGCCGGCCTATCACTTCGTGATCGTCAGCTCGCTGTTGAAGATCGTTACGCAGGCCCGGTTACCGTGGTGGCCCCAGATTGATCTCGTGTACGCCCGATCGGGCGAACTGCGGGGACTGTTTACCGATACGCTTAACAAGGCAACGCAGGGTTACATCGCACACACGCCCTTGCGCATGATCACGTCGCTGACGCTCAAGTCGAACGCTCAGAGCCGGCTAACCCGTCCTGATGAAGGACCGGCACATAAGGCGCTGTTACTGCTGATGGTTCGTTTGATTCACGCCgatccgatgctgctgctcaacagCTTGGGAAAGGCGGGCCACGAGGTACAGAGCTCAACGCTGGAGCTGATCAATGGATTGGTTTCACTCGTTCATCAACCAACTATGCCGGATGTGGCGCAGGAAGCGATGGAAGCGCTCCTGGCGCTCCATTCACCCGACAAGATCGAAGTGTGGAATCCGGAGGCCCCGATCAACACCTTCTGGGACGTGAGCTCGCAAGTGCTGTTCTCGATCTCGCAAAAACTGATCCAACATCAAATCGCCAACTATACCGATGTGCTCAAGTGGCTGCGTGAAATACTCATTTGTCGCAATACTTTCCTGCAGCGGCACAAGGATTACGCCAACGTAGGCAGCCAGATTGCGATCTGTCGGCAGGCGCACATCAAGCTCGAGGTCGTGTTTTTCATGTACCTGTGGTCGGTTGATCTCGACGCCGTTATGGTGTCGCTTTCCTGCTTTGGATTGCTGTGCGAAGAAGCCGAGATCCGGTCCGGATCCGACGAGCTAACCGTTGGCTTCATTCTGCCCAACTATCACCTTTATCAGGAGCTATCGCACACCTCGGCCACACTCACCTCACCGCAGAATGTCGAATCGCGGTACAGCTTCTTCGAGCACACGCATGGTCGGGCTACACTGCAACGGAACATTATGTCGCTGCTGCGCAAGATCGAACACTGCGTCAACGGTGTGCAGCCGGCGTGGGAAGAAACGTTCCGCAACTGGAAGTTTAcgagcaagctgctgctggactaTCCGAAGGGCAAACCGGAGGAAGGACAGGCCGAAGTGTTCCACCGGAGTATGGGTAAGCGACGCGCTAGTCACCAGAGCTCGGAGCACGATCTCGAAGAGCAGATCACCGAGTGGGCCAACATGACCTGGTTCCTGCTCGCACTCGGTGGAGTTTGTTTACAGAAGCCCCGCAATCAGCGGCAGGCACAGCAAGGCTACGGTCTTCCCATCGGAACAACCGGTGGACCTTCGTTGATGCAATCGACCACCTCACTCTCTGGCTCGAGTTCGAGCTCGGGCCGTGGATCGATGCACCCGATCATGGGATCGCTTGTGTCCTCGATCGGACCGGGCACCAGCCAAGAAGTGCAGTACTGTCCGGTGACGCAGTTTATTGGCCAGCTACTACGGTTGCTGGTGTGTAATAACGAAAAGTTCGGGCCACAAATCCAGAAACACGTCAAGGAGCTGGTGGGCCAGGAGATGTCGGCCCAGCTGTACCCGATCCTGTTCGATCAGATCCGTGCCATCGTGGAGAAGTTCTTCGATCAACAGGGCCAGGTCGTGGTGACCGACATCAACACGCAGTTCATCGAGCACACGATCTACATCATGAAATCGGTACTCGATGGGCGCCAGAGCAAGGATCAGAACGATCAACCGGCCAACGCGGAACATCTGGGTGTGACGAGCATCGAGAATCTGATGCTGGCGATCGTACGCTACGTGCGGCATCTCGATATGACCGTGCACGCGATCCACATTAAAACCAAACTTTGCCAGCTGGTGGAGGTGATGATGAAACGTCGGGATGATCTGGCGTTCCGGCAGGAGATGAAGTTCCGCAACAAGCTAGTTGAGTATCTGACCGACTGGGTGATGGGTACGTCGCACCAGATAGCACCGCCCGGTTCCGGTGACGTGACGATCATTACGCGCGATCTCGATCAAGCGTGCATGGAAGCGGTCGCTGCACTGCTGCGTGGCCTTCCCTTGCAACCCGAAGAGTCAGACCGGGGTGACCTGATGGATGCCAAGAGTGCCCTGTTTCTGAAGTACTTCACTCTGTTCATGAACCTGCTGAACGATTGTGTTGATGGATCGGAAGCGGATAAGGATACGGTTAAcccaccgctgctgccaccgcgaCCGAGAGTTGCGGCCGGGAAGCTGACAGCACTGCGCAATGCAACGATTCAGGCGATGTCGAATCTACTGAGCGCCAACATCGACTCGGGGCTGATGCATTCAATCGATCTGGGCTACAATCCGGATCTGCAAACGCGAGCCGCCTTCATGGAGGTGCTGACACAGATTCTGCAGCAGGGAACCGAGTTCGATACGCTCGCCGAGTCGGTGATGGCCGATCGGTTCGAGCAACTCGTCCAGCTGGTAACGATGATCAGCGACAAAGGGGAGCTACCGATTGCGATGGCGCTCGCTTCGGTTGTGACGACCTCACAGATGGACGAGTTGGCCCGTGTGCTCGTGACGCTGTTCGATGCCAAACATCTCCTCTCGCCGCTGCTATGGAACATGTTTTACCGCGAGGTGGAGGTGTCGGACTGTATGCAGACCCTGTTCCGCGGGAACTCACTCGGCAGTAAGATTATGGCGTTCTGTTTTAAGATCTATGGCGCTAGTTATTTGCAGGGTTTGCTGGAACCCCTGATACGGCCGCTACTCGATGAACCTACCAGTAGCTTCGAGGTGGACCCGGCACGGCTCGAACCGAGCGAAGACATCGAGAACAATCGCAAGAATCTGATCGCCCTCACGCAGAAGGTGTTCGATGCGATCGTCAATTCGGCCGATCGCTTTCCACCGCAGCTACGCTCCATGTGCCACTGTCTGTATCAGGTGCTGAGCAAACGCTTCCCGAATCTGCTCCAGAACAACATCGGTGCGGTGGGTACGGTGATCTTTCTGCGCTTTATCAACCCGGCGATCGTGTCACCGCAGGAGCTCGGCATTGTCGGCAAGCAGGTGCCAACCCAGATCAAGCGCGGACTGATGCTGATGTCCAAAATCCTGCAGAACATTGCTAATCACGTGGAGTTCTCGAAGGAGCAGCACATGCTCTgctttaacgattttttgcgaGCACACTTCGAAGCCGGTCGTCGGTTCTTCATCCAGATTGCATCCGACTGTGAAACGGTCGATCAGACGTCGCATAGCATGAGTTTCATCTCCGATGCGAACGTGTTGGCGCTGCACCGGTTACTGTGGTCACACCAGGAGCGCATCGGTGACTACCTGTCGAGTAGCCGCGATCATAAGGCCGTCGGTAGGCGACCGTTCGACAAGATGGCCACCCTGCTGGCCTATCTGGGGCCACCGGAGCACAAACCGGTCGACTCGCACCTACTGTTCTCCTCGTACGCCCGCTGGAGCTCGATCGATATGTCGTCGACGAACTTCGAGGAGATCATGGTGAAGCACCAGATGCACGAGAAGGAAGAGTTCAAGACGCTGAAATCGATGAACATCTTCTACCAGGCCGGTACAAGCAAGGCGGGCAATCCGGTGTTCTACTACATCGCCCGACGGTACAAGATCGGCGAAACGAACGGTGATCTGCTGATCTACCACGTGATACTCACCCTGAAACCCTTCTGCCACTCCCCGTTCGAGGTGGTGATCGACTTTACGCACACCTGCTCCGACAACCGGTTCCGCACGGAGTTCCTGCAGAAGTGGTTCTACGTTCTGCCGGAGGTGGCGTACGAGAACCTGTACGCGGCTTACATCTACAACTGCAACTCGTGGGTGCGCGAGTACACAAAGTTCCACGATCGCATACTGGCACCGCTGAAGGGTTGCCGGAAGCTGATCTTTCTCGATTCGCCGGCCAAACTGAACGACGTGATCGATCCGGAGCAACAGAAGCTACCCGGCGCAACGCTCTCGCTGGACGAGGATTTGAAGGTGTTCAACAATGCGCTAAAGCTAAGCCACAAGGACACGAAGGTGGCCATTAAGGTCGGTCCGACGGCACTGCAGATCACTTCGGCGGAAAAGACGAAGGTACTGGCCCACTCGGTGCTGCTGAACGATGTGTACTATGCGTCGGAGATCGAGGAGGTGTGCCTGGTGGACGATAATCAGTTCACACTTTCGATCGCCAACGAAAGTTCACAGCTTAGCTTCATCCACAACGATTGCGATAATATCGTGCAGGCGATCATACACATCCGTAACCGGTGGGAGCTTAGCCAACCGGACTCGGTCACGGTCCATCAGAAGATACGACCGAAGGATGTACCCGGGACGCTGCTCAATATGGCCCTGCTGAACCTTGGCTCATCGGATCCGAATCTGCGGACGGCAGCCTACAATCAGCTGTGTGCACTGACCGCTACGTTCGATCTGAAAATCGAGGGTCAGTTGCTGGAAACGCAAGGTCTCTGCATCCCGTCGAACAACACGATCTTCATCAAATCGGTCAGCGAAACGTTGGCAACCAATGAGCCGCACTTGACGCTGGAATTCCTGGAGGAGTGCATACAGGGCTTCCAGCGGAGTACGATCGAGCTAAAGCATTTGTGTCTCGAGTATATGACGCCGTGGTTAGCGAATCTGGTGCGGTTCTGCAAGCCATCGGACGAAGGCAAACGACAGAAGCAGGTAGCGATGATACTCGAGAAGCTGATTAACCTGACGATTGAGCAGAAGGAGATGTACCCCTCGATTCAGGCGAAAATCTGGGGCTCGATCGGCCAGATCCCGGAGCTGATTGATATGGTGCTGGATAACTTCATCCACAAGTCGGTTTCGTCGGGATTGGGCTCGCCGCAGGTGGAAATTATGGCCGACACGGCCGTGGCGCTTGCCTCCGCCAATGTGCAGCTGGTGGCGAAGAAGGTGATCGGACGGTTGTGTCGCGTGATGGACAAAACGTGCCACTCGCCAACGCAGTACCTCGAGCAGCACATGATGTGGGACGACATTGCGATCCTGGCGCGCTATCTGCTCATGCTGTCGTTCAACAATTGCCTCGACGTGGCCCGCCATCTACCGTACCTGTTCCACACGGTCACGTTTCTAGTCTGCACCGGGTCGCTCTCGATGCGCGCCTCGACACACGGTCTGGTGATCAACATCATCCACTCGCTCTGTACCTGCACCAAACCGTCCTTCTCGGAGGAAACCCAACGTGTCCTGCGCCTGTCGCTCGATGAGTTCTCGCTGCCCAAGTTCTATCTGCTGTTCGGCATCAGCAAAGTGAAGTCGGCCGCGGTCACCGCGTTCCGGTCCTCCTGTCGCCATCCCAACGATCGTTGGCTTGGCAATGAACGGGTCTCTCAGGCACCGCCAGCCGATCGCGAACGCTTGGCATTGCCCTCGCTGGAGGTGATTACTGAGGCGTTGCTTGAAATCATGGAAGCGTGCATGCGTGACATTCCCGACTGTGACTGGCTGCAGACCTGGACCTCGCTGGCCAAGAGCTTCGCCTTCTGCTTTAATCCGGCCCTGCAACCGCGTGCCCTGATCGTGTTCGGTTGCATTTCGAAGAGCATCACGGATCAGGATGTGAAGCAACTGTTGCGCATTCTGGTCAAGGCACTGGAGTCGTTCAACGATATCGTCCTGCTGGAGGCGCTCGTCATGTGCTTGACGAGGTTGCAACCGCTGCTCCGTCCCGAATCACCGATCCATCGGGCCCTCTTTTGGGTGGCCGTCTCTGTGCTGCAGCTCGATGAGTCAACGCTGTACGCGGCCGGACTGGCGCTGCTCGAGCAGAACCTCCACACACTGAACTCGCAGCAACTGTTCGACAATCAGAATATTGCGGACGTGATGATGGCAACCCGGGAACCGTTGGAATGGCACTTTAAGCAGCTCGATCATGCCGTCGGTTTGTCGTTCAAGTCCAACTTCCATTTTGCGCTCGTCGGCCATCTGTTGAAGGGTTTCCGGCatccaacaccaaccaccgtcTCGCGCACATCCCGCGTtctgacgatgctgctgggcATCATCGCGAAACCCCATCGGCGGGACAAGTTCGAGGTAACACCCGACAGTGTGGCGTACTTGACGG cGCTCGTTTGTTTCTCGGAGGAGGTGCGATCGAGATGTCACGTAAAGCATACCGTACCACGGTGGCCGGTCGAGTCCGGTGGTTCGGgtgattccggttccggcagcagtagcgatcCTTCGGCACCGAACTCAGCCGGCGGTGGTCCACTGTCGGGTGGGGGTGTTCCCGGTGGTCCCAACGCCGCCGGTGGTCACGGTGTGCGGCGGCAAAAGTCCTGGGATATGCTCGATCAATCGGCCATCCAGTACGCCCGCCAATCGCACAAAGTCCAGCAACATCAG ATTGCACGAATGCTGTTCAAAACCCACCGCTCCTTCTCCGTACCAACGACCAAAGAACGCCCGGTTAAGTCAGCCCGGATTGATAACCGCCGCCCGAAG GAACGTGGCTCACGGTCGTCCGTTTCGAATGAATCTAACGTGCTGCTCGATCCGGAAGTGCTCCCGGACTCGTCGACCCAGGCACTCGTACTGACCGTCCTGGCGACGCTGGTCAAGTACACGACGGACGAGGCGGAAACGCGGGTCCTGTATCAGTACCTTGCCGAAGGCTCGATCGTATTCCCGAAGGTATTCCCGGTCAT CCACTCACTGCTCGACCAGAAGGTGAACAACGTACTGTCGGTATCGAACGATCAGATCGTGCTGGCATCGGTGCAGAGCATCATCCAGAACATGCTGGCCAGCGAggatgccagccagcaaccgtTGCATTTCCTGCAGAGCTGCGGTTTCGGTGGTCTGTGGCGCTTCGCCGGTCCCTTCACGAAG TACAACATGATGGTAGAATCGTCCGAGCTGTTTGTCAACTTCCTCGAGGCCATGGTCGAGACGTGCCTGCCGGTTGAGGAGAGCACACCGATGCCGCCGTCACCGCGCCCCTACAATCTCAGCTCCAGCCTGAGCAGCCTTACTCTCGGCTCACCGACCGATAAAG CATTCTCATCAGAATCCCTAGATCACGATGGCTTTAGTGGTAGCGTGAGCTCGCTGCGGCGGGCTTCCTGCAGTAAGGCCCGGACCACCGGCTCCAAGCACCGGTTCATTGACAGTCCGACGCACAACATTTAG